TTCATCATTTCCATCGAAATCATTCCGCCAATAGATAGGATAACTGCAATCCATTCGTACTTATTAATCGAAAAAATAAACCCTAATAAAATGACGATAACTGAGATACCCAGATGGATTTGCACATTTCGTTCCTTTGATGCCGCTGCCGCAATTCCCTCAAAGCCAAATTTGAATGAGGAAGCCAACGGATGCTTCCTCTGTTTATCAGCGGCCAAGCCCATACCCATCCAGAATTTCTTTTTGTCTGTCAAACATCTCTTTTTCATCCTGTTCATTTATATGGTCATAGCCTAATAAATGCAGGAGACCATGCACAGCAAGGAACCCTAGTTCCCGCATGAAAGAATGGTTATATTCTTCAGCCTGTTCCCTAGCTTTTGGAATGGAAATGATGATATCGCCAAGAATTCTCGGTATACCATCCCCTACTATTTCTAGCTCCCCTTCGCCCATCTCTTCAAGTGCGAAAGAAATGACGTCTGTTGGACGATCCTTGTCACGATATTCACGATTGATTTCCTGAATCCTGTCATTCGAAACGAATGTTACAGACAGTTCACTGCCCTGCTGGACATTCTCCTTGTCTGCCGCATAATTCAATAATTTTTCTATTTCATTTATTTCCTGATCTGATAATTCATTTACTTCATCCAAAAAATCGATTTCTAAACTCATGCCTGCTTCACCTTCTGCTTATTCATTTCTGGATATTCTATTCTTGAGTGGAAAATTCCCTTTAGTGTTTCACAAAGTGTATCAGCGACGGTATCCAGCTCCTTCAGCGTAATATCACACTCACTCAACTGGCCATCCTGAAGCCGATCCCCAATTATATTGTGTACCAAATTTTCAATTTGTTCATGAGTCGGATGTGCCATCGAACGCACAGCAGCTTCAACACTATCCGCAATCCCAATGACCGCTGACTCTTTGGTTTGCGGCTT
This window of the Mesobacillus jeotgali genome carries:
- the ybeY gene encoding rRNA maturation RNase YbeY; protein product: MSLEIDFLDEVNELSDQEINEIEKLLNYAADKENVQQGSELSVTFVSNDRIQEINREYRDKDRPTDVISFALEEMGEGELEIVGDGIPRILGDIIISIPKAREQAEEYNHSFMRELGFLAVHGLLHLLGYDHINEQDEKEMFDRQKEILDGYGLGR
- a CDS encoding diacylglycerol kinase family protein, which encodes MASSFKFGFEGIAAAASKERNVQIHLGISVIVILLGFIFSINKYEWIAVILSIGGMISMEMMNTAIERTVDMYTKEYHPLAKQAKDIAAGAVLVFAIASVMIGLIIFLPRILVLFN